In the genome of Yarrowia lipolytica chromosome 1B, complete sequence, the window GACACTCAAAGACACACAGCCATATGTCAACTGTCAACCTTTTCAAGCCCATCAAGATCGGAGCCAcccagctccagaaccGAGTTGTTATGGCTCCTTTGACTCGAACTCGAGCTCAAAAGAACATTCCTTCCGATCTTGCTGTCGAGTACTACAAGCAGCGAGGATCATCTCCCGGAACTCTTCTGATTTCCGAGGCCACTTACATccatccttcttctggcggaggaggattCGGTGCGGAGACAGTTCCCGGTATCTGGAACGATTCTGCCATTGTTGCTGGATGGAAGAAGGTGATTGATGGTGTCCATTCTGAAGGCTCCAAGATGTACATTCAGCTGTGGGACATTGGCCGAGTTGCCGACTACGAAATTCTGTCCAAGAACGGCTACGATCTCACCGGTCCTTCTGCCATTGCCCAGGCCGGTGATGAGGAGGGCGCCAAGCATGTTCGAGCTCTGACCATCCCCGAGATCAAGCAGAAGGTCCAGCGATACGTCGATGCTGCAaaggctgctctggaggccgGTGCCGATGGTGTTGAGGTCCACTCTGCCAACGGTTACCTGCCCGATCAGTTCATCCACTGGAACTCCAACCACCGAACCGACGAGTACGGAGGATCCATTGAGAACCGAGCTCGATTCACTCTCGAGATTATTGACGCTGTTTCTGCCGCCATTGGCGCTGACCGAGTTGGCGTTCGATTTTCTCCCTGGACCACTTTCCAGGACATGGAGGTGAGcgaggagaagactctTCCCCAGTTCAAGTACctgtttgagcagctggagaagcgagGAGTCGAGGACGCGTCCAAGCGACTTTCCTACATCCACGTCATCGAGCCCCGAGCCAACGGTATCTTCGACATGACTCCCGAGCCCTGGCAATCCAACGAGCCCTTCCGAAAGATCTGGACCGGCAACCTCATTCGAGTTTTCAACCGACAGCTTGCTATTGACACCGCCcaggaggacgacaagacTCTGATTGCCTTTGGCCGACGGTTCATTGCCAACCCCGATCTTGTCTACCGACTCGAGAAGGATCTTCCTCTCACCAAATGGGACCGAGACACCTTCTACGTCCCTGGACCCAAGGGATACACTGACTACCCCTTCTATAAGGaccagcaggagcaggatCAGGAGCTGAAGCAGTAAATTAGATTCACAGAGACTGTGATTATATAGATTTAAAGCATTATAGAGCCAATAGGAATGTCGAGCGGTTATACGTTTGACCATCAATAATGTCAGTGAAAAGAGAATTAAGCAGAAAATACTATAGCATCAATGGCAATAATTTTGTCACTTGATGCCACACCAACTtgtctactgtacagtactgtactgtactcctacaagtagtttcGCAAACCATTCCATTCATGTAGTTATCTAACACAATCAACTAAAAGTTCAACTAAATCTATCTAAGTAATCTTGGGTTAGTTGAGAAAAGCTTTGATTTCGTCTCTTGTCGCTAAATCAGAAATTTCGTGTCTCTGCAATAATTGACATTAAGAAATGTAGATAAAGGATATTGAAAAAAGCTCATCAGATGATTCTATCTCCAACGCAAATAATACTCACGgttgatgctgctgttgccaGAAATAAAATTTGCGTCGGAAACAGAATTTTTATAGTGACGTGAAAAGTTACCCTGTCAAGCCATGTAAGTTTCAGTACGACGGGGAGAGTGCTGTGATGGCGGATTACTAATGGTACGACTCGGTATTGGATCCGGCGTTGTTTCTCTGAGCAGATCATCGCCATTCTGACAAGTTTCTTTGGGCCCCCAgtttttcccatttttgGCTTTCATTTAATCTAAGCGAGTATTTGGGCCTACTTTGAGAGAGACAAGTTGGTTTTCAAAGCTCAGACTGAAGGTATTGTATATCGCGGGAACTAGTCCTCATGGTCGTCCTCCACACCGTTCTCAGCCAGAATTCTCTCTCTGGTTAGATGGGAATCTTTGTGATGCATGCACCAGGCCTGAAACTGACCCTGGTTGAAGCCCACAAAACACAGGGCTTGATCGGGCTTACCATAATGACGAGAGACAGCTGTAACGGTGCCTTCAACTAGATCCACAACGTCCAGACCTCTGGCCGTCATTCCAACGAGAAATTGGGCCGCATCCCGTGACTTGGAGCCCTGTGAGCATCTGTTTTCCATCAGCTCAGTGTCTGTGATGATTCGGTCTGCTCTATAATACACCTTACCAGGCGTGCTTAGATCGATGAAGGTAGGAACGAGGCACTTCATCTCTCGTAGATTCAGCCAGACAATTCCATTGTAGCAAGCCACTGGAGCCGCCGACGTGGAGCTTGTGTACTTGACCAGGCTTTGGTTCGCAATGTTAGCCAAGTGGTACCCATCCGTCTGTTTTGAAACAGACACATCTCCAGCGTCGTATGCCGAATACGGCTCCAAGATGGTGAGCGCATGGCCATAATGCGGCTTATCACGGGACATGATGAGACACCCCCCACCATGAAGATGAACATAGACAGTAGAACGACCCAGGTGGAATGATATATCCAAAATGATTCGTTGTCTGAACACAAACGAGGGGATGGTGATTTCCACACCCTGGAGCTTGATCACGGTTTCCTCAGAGTTCTGCGAAACAAATTCATATTCTTCTGGGTGTTGTCGAGACTGCAAGGTCCAGGGGTCCATGAGGAATTCGTCTCCTGCCGGTCCAGAAAGAATGTGCATGTGCTCGCACACCAAGCTCTCACATGCTGAACTGTCGGTCATGGAGGTAAATGTGGGAGGCAGCTTCTTGCCAAACTTAAGCTTCTTACCGACCACAGTCTTCTTGGGCCGACCATTTGATGTTGCCTCCACGTTGTCGATTCTGTCATTTTCAACCCACTTTTCACTTTCCAAGCGTCTAACGAATACCAAAGCCACATCCTGCCATGTCTTGAGATCCCCATCTCCAGGGACCATCCAGGGGTTTCTATTGTTCATCTTGGACTTCAAGAAAGAGTCGAGATGCTGGAAAATTGAATACCACTGCGTGTTGACCTCTCTCAGAGCGACGCACGTTTCAACGTCCGCAAACGAGTAAATGAACGATACAATCTCCGATGGGATGTGACGCTTCAGAGGCGGTCTAGACACAGCCGGATCCAACTGAACCCCGAGGTTCGTCTTATGAGTCACTTTGATATGCTCTCCATATGTGCTGAGGACCGTATCATACCACCACTCCTTtagctcctcctcctgacCCGCCATCATCTCGTGTAGACAAGTCTGCACAAAAGACCCGTTGATGTCGTCCCAGATCCTAGtgagctgctcctgcttctttgCTAATATGTTCATACGCTCAAACATGGCGTCAATGATTATACTGAGATCTCGGCTGACAGCGCCATACGCCTTGGTGGCATAATCTATGCGGACTTGCAAGGAGAACTCTTCAATGTCGTCATGGTATCGTTCAAGGCTCCTGTACATGTTGTCTTTTGTGGGCTGGATGAATTCGAGAGCTTCAAGGAACGTGCCTTGCAACATCTCCATTGCCAGAAGACAATCTTGTCTGTACGCTGGGACTGGCAACTTGGGTTTCATAGTCTTCAACAACTTCTTCAGCGTTTTGCAATAGAACTTGTAGTCTTCGAGAAAGGCGTTGCATGCGAAGAACAAGACCTTCCAGTCCTCTCCAACCTGATTGAGCAGCTCCGGGTCTTTGATATCTCTGGCTCTAGTGGTATCCATGGTGATGAAACAAGTTGATAGAAGTGTGATCGGGAACTTTTGAGtttcacctcctccacgagATCCAGTCGTGGCAAGTACAATCAGTGGTGAATGATTAAAGATGGCAAAATGGTTTGCGCGAGTGTCGCACCCAGGGCAGTTACTTTACGAATACTCTTGGTGACGAGGATGGGAATTCCGATTGAGGTCAGCGGCGGCACTACAACGTTAAGAACAGAACACTCAATAAAAACATCAAAACACAAAgaaaaacaccacaaaaTTAATATCagaagagagaggagaagaaTACAAGCATTTATATACCATGAAAGTGCCATTTAATGGAAACAATGAGCCATTACTGAACAGATACTCCAAACGACTAAGAAAAACTGAGAATTAAGGTTGTCCAAATTTCGAAATTTCGAATTTCAAAATTTCAAATTTCAAGTTACCCCTAAAACGATTTTGGAATCTCTCAAAAAAAGAGAACACACCATCATCAGTAtccaaatcacgtgatatatatatatatatatatattatatatataatatatatatatatatatatatattattattattcaGTCCGGCATATCcaaaagtcacgtgagctgcacctcctcctgctaTCCTCGTATCATGCGACAAGGTTTCGGTCACGAATCCCATTTACGCTCAACTCTATTCGCGTCGCGTCCAAAACTTGTTTATTACCATCTTTCAGCGTCG includes:
- a CDS encoding uncharacterized protein (Compare to YALI0B06413g, similar to uniprot|Q03558 Saccharomyces cerevisiae YHR179w OYE2 NADPH dehydrogenase (old yellow enzyme) isoform 1); protein product: MSTVNLFKPIKIGATQLQNRVVMAPLTRTRAQKNIPSDLAVEYYKQRGSSPGTLLISEATYIHPSSGGGGFGAETVPGIWNDSAIVAGWKKVIDGVHSEGSKMYIQLWDIGRVADYEILSKNGYDLTGPSAIAQAGDEEGAKHVRALTIPEIKQKVQRYVDAAKAALEAGADGVEVHSANGYLPDQFIHWNSNHRTDEYGGSIENRARFTLEIIDAVSAAIGADRVGVRFSPWTTFQDMEVSEEKTLPQFKYLFEQLEKRGVEDASKRLSYIHVIEPRANGIFDMTPEPWQSNEPFRKIWTGNLIRVFNRQLAIDTAQEDDKTLIAFGRRFIANPDLVYRLEKDLPLTKWDRDTFYVPGPKGYTDYPFYKDQQEQDQELKQ
- a CDS encoding uncharacterized protein (Compare to YALI0B06490g, highly similar to uniprot|Q6CI39 Yarrowia lipolytica YALI0A02024g) — its product is MDTTRARDIKDPELLNQVGEDWKVLFFACNAFLEDYKFYCKTLKKLLKTMKPKLPVPAYRQDCLLAMEMLQGTFLEALEFIQPTKDNMYRSLERYHDDIEEFSLQVRIDYATKAYGAVSRDLSIIIDAMFERMNILAKKQEQLTRIWDDINGSFVQTCLHEMMAGQEEELKEWWYDTVLSTYGEHIKVTHKTNLGVQLDPAVSRPPLKRHIPSEIVSFIYSFADVETCVALREVNTQWYSIFQHLDSFLKSKMNNRNPWMVPGDGDLKTWQDVALVFVRRLESEKWVENDRIDNVEATSNGRPKKTVVGKKLKFGKKLPPTFTSMTDSSACESLVCEHMHILSGPAGDEFLMDPWTLQSRQHPEEYEFVSQNSEETVIKLQGVEITIPSFVFRQRIILDISFHLGRSTVYVHLHGGGCLIMSRDKPHYGHALTILEPYSAYDAGDVSVSKQTDGYHLANIANQSLVKYTSSTSAAPVACYNGIVWLNLREMKCLVPTFIDLSTPGKVYYRADRIITDTELMENRCSQGSKSRDAAQFLVGMTARGLDVVDLVEGTVTAVSRHYGKPDQALCFVGFNQGQFQAWCMHHKDSHLTRERILAENGVEDDHED